DNA from Amycolatopsis sp. DSM 110486:
TCGGCGTCGTGGTCTTCGGGCTGTTGCTCGCCGAGGGCGCCTTGGGCGACTGGCTCTTGCCGATCAGCGTCGGCGCCATCCTGTGGTGGTACTTCACCGCGCCGCCCGACCATGCCGCGCAGCTGCAGCAGATCTCGGGCTGGCTCGGGATCGCCGTGGCGGCCGGGTGTTTCGTGCACTGCCTCGGCGACTCGCTGACAGAGTCCGGCTGTCCGTTCCTCTTCCCCCTGCCCATCGCGGGCGAGACCTGGTACGAAATCCGGCCACCGAAGGTTTTCCGGCTGCGGACGGGCAAGAAGGTGGAGACGCGGTTGGTGTTCCCCATTTTCGTCGTTGTGGGAGTGCTTCTGGTGCCCGGCGTGTGGGGCTGGACGACCTCGACGGCCGAACGGCTTTTCAGCCCACCGGCGGCGCAGACTGCGACGCAGTGATCCGCTTCGCCGCCGCGGCGGTGTCGGCGTAGTCGCGGGTGTGGGCGATCTTGCCGTCGCGGATGGTCAGCACCATGACGTACGACGAGACGAACCCTTCGCCACCGAACTCGCCGTGGAGGTCGAACTCCGTGACAAGCACGGCCGGGTCGGTGGTTTCGTGCACGACGACGTTGTCCGCCTTGGTCATCCGGCGCACTGCGCCCGCGGCGCGGAACCGGCGGCGCAGCTCTTCGCGCCCGTGCGTCAGGCGCGGCACTCCGGCCGGCGTGAAGGGCATTTCCAGCACGACGTCCTCGGCGTAGAGGTCGGCGAGGTCGTCCCAGCGGTTCTCCACGGACGCGTCCAGGAATCGCTGGAACACTGTCGCAGCGCCGGTCATGGTGTGCGCCGCCGCGGTGTTGGGGAAGTCGCGGTACGCCAGGATCTCTCCATTGTGGACGGTCACCAGCCCGACCGACGACGGAAACCCATAGCTCTCACCGGTATGCGGATTGCGGCCCTCGACGGTGAGCTCCGCGACGAACCCGTCGGCCAGTTCGCGGATGCCGACCCGCACGGAGTCCAGCCCGAGCGCACGGGCTCGGACGGCGCCGTCGCCGAGCGTCGCCAGGATCGCTTCCCGGCCTTCGACGCGGTGGCCGTGAAAGGGGAGCTCGTACACGGCTTCGGCGGCGAAGACGTCGGCGAGCGGCCCAGGGTCGAGCGTCTGCATGCTGCGGACGAAGAGCTGCGAGATTTCGGACACGGTTCGGCTCATCAGGACTTCTCCGAGGAAGAATAGGGTTGAATCGGAACGGTGCACCCGGTTCCCACGATACGGAGTGAGCGCTCCGGTTGTCAACGAGATCGAGGAGGACGCCCGTGGACAAGCCACTGTTGCGCGCCGACGCGCGCCGCAACCGGGCGCGGGTGCTGGCTGCCGCCGAGGAGGCCTTCGCGGCCGACGGGCTGGCCGTGCCCCTCGACGACATCGCGCGGCTCGCGGGCGTCGGCGCAGGCACTGTTTATCGGCATTTCCCCAGCAAGGAGGCGCTGTTCCAGGCCGTGGTGCTGGAGCGCCTGGAGCAGTTCGCCTTGGAGGCCCGCGAACTCGCCGACGCCGAAGACCCGGGCGCGGCGTTCTACGACTACTTCGCGCGCGTCATCAAGCAGGCCTCCCTCAACCGCGCGATCTGCGAAGCACTGGGCGCCACCACGGGCTCCGCGTACAAGGCGGAGATCGGCACCGAGTTCCGCACGAACCTCGCCGCCCTGCTCGAACGCGCACAGGCGGTGGGAGCGGTTCGCACTGATCTCGATGGGGATGACCTGCGTGCGCTGATCGTCGGGGCTTTGGCGGTGGAGCGGTATTCGCCGGGTAGTCATCATCTGGTTCGTGTTCTGCTTGACGGCCTTCGTGCGGTTGGTTCGGCGGGTTCCTGAGGTTCCGCAGTGGTAAAGTCAGGCCGGATCCGCCGGTGAGGCTCAGTGGCGCAATCGCGACCGGCGGGAGTCCGAGGTCATGACTGAGGAGTCATGGGCATCGAGTGGAACAGCCTCGCGACCATGCCGAGCAGCGCGGGCGATCTCGTTGCCTTTTACAGCTTTTGGCGATTTCGGATCGTGGAGTGACGAGAGTGCGCGCCTTGGTTGCGCCGCGCGGATCAGGAGGCAGGCGCCGGCCGCGGGCCCTTTGGGTCGCAGGGTCTTCCACCGCATTCCTGCTTGGCGGCATTGCGGCAGGTGAACCCGGGCCACGCCCCGGCTGGGGGTTCACCTGGATCCCCGCCCGACCAGGGCGGGCCCGGGCCCTCGCGACTCTGGCCAGGCGAGATCCGCCCGCGGCCTCTCTGGTCAGGCGGAACCGGACCCCGGCCATCGTTTCCTTAGTCACCCAACGCCTGTGGTCGCTGCGCCGCATCCAACCTCGACCCCTGCGCCCTCGACTCTCTGTGACCTTTTCCCCGTAACCCGCCGAGGTTCCCCTCGCGATCGCCCGAGTTATCCACAGTGACCCCGAGTTGTGGACAACTCGGCCCTCTGCGCAGCTTTTCAACGGTCCTGTCAGCACCGGCCGGTAGAATGGAGATGGGACGCCCCCCTTGGGAGGGCGGGGGTTTTGCCTGGTGAGCGCCTCGCAAAAGGCATTTGGCGAGCGTCGAGCGGGGCGCTGCGGCGGCGGTGAAGAGCCGCGGTGCCGGTGCGAGTGCCGTCAGAGCGGCAGGGTCGCGAGGGGCAGCGCCGGTGGCGAGACGAAATCGGCAAAACCCGGTGGTACTGAACAACGTTTGCTCCTGGCCAGGCCAGCCGGGACACCTCTCCGAGCACCTCGAATCTGAGGCTCGATGCCACCTGATCACAAACTTGAGTTAAACCAGCTCAACTTGCACAGTCTGTAACGGCGCATAAGATCAACGCGACTACTCCTCGTACCCGCGCGTCGGCTCGGCGAGGGAGGTGCCGGTTTGTCCAACACGGCTCCGACCTGGGGTTCTGTCGTCGTAACCGGGCTGGCGGGCTTTGCCGTCGGTCTGCTTGTGGCGGCACTCCTCGTGGCCGGGAACTCACCGACCCGTCCGGCCGATTCGTCCGTTCCGTCGTCGCCGCCACCCGCGCAACCGGTCACGGTGACGGTGACGGGCCAGCCGCCACCCCCGGTGACGGTCACGCAGCCGCAGTCGCAGTCGCAGTCGATGTCGGAACCTCCGCCGCCGCCGAGCACGACGACGTCGACGGTCTCCGTAACCCGCGAGCCGCCGGCGCCGGTGACGGGGTCGGGGTCGCCGACGTCGTTGGGGCCGACGTCGGCCATCGCGCCGAACGTCGCGTCGCCGCAGTGGTGGATGCAACCAGCCGGCCGGTACCGCACGTCTGGCTGACGTGCGAAGACACCTAGCCGCCGCCGTTCTCCTGCTCGGCCTCACCGCCTGCAGCCCACCACCGCCGACGTGCCCCGCGGTCGCGGCGCCCGCAGGGTTGGCCATCGACGTGCCGGCAGGGCAGTTCAGCCGAGCCGAAGTGACCGCGTGCTGGGCCACCCAGTGCACCCATCGCCAGGTGGAGCTCCGACAAACAACCACCCCCGGCCCCACCACCTGCACCCCGACCGCCTGCGCAGCATCGGCCGTGCCGACCGGCGGGCGGTACGGGTTCGTCGAGATCCCCGGACTGCCCGCCGCGCCCGTTGACGTCAAGGTCGTGTTCGACGGCGGCGAACCCCGGCGAACGACCGTCCACCCCCAGGCGCCCCGAGCGAGCCAGTGCGGCGAACCGGGAGTCCAAGCCCGCCTGGTCGTGGGGCCCGACGGGACCGTTCGCTAACCCACGTCCCGTCGGCGCCAGCCGAAGAGCCCAGCCATCAGGCACACCACCGCGACCACCAGCAGCCACACGATCGGCGTCGCCGTGAATGCGGCGCCCGGGAGCTTCGGCGGGTGCTGGAACGGCGAAACGTCCAGCACCGCCTGCGGCGCGTTCACCACCGGCCCGAACAGGCTGATCAGCAGCCCCAGCGCGCCCGCGGCCCAGGCAAGCCCGGTGAATCGCGGCAGCAGCCCGAAAAGTAGCGTGCACACCGAAACGATCACCCACGTCGCCGGTACCTGCACCAGCACGGCCGTCAGCATGTCGGCCACGGAACCGCCGACATCGCCGGATCGCAGGCCGTGCGAAATGCCCAGCAGCACCCCGCCGACGAGCACCAGCAGCGCCGTCCCGGCGTAGGCGAACACGAGGTGGCTCGCGGCCAGCCGGAGGCGGCCGACGCGGGTGGCGAGGAGCGGTTCGAAACGCATGCCCGTTTCCTCGGTGCGCATCCGCAGCGTCGCCTGCACGCCGTACAGCGCGCTGAGCATGGCGAACAGGCTCACCATCGTCGCGAGGAACGCGTCGACGATCGCGTCGGAACCGCCGAGGCGCTCGAAGATCTGGCGCGTCTGCTCGGTGTCGCCGACGAGGCCGGAGATGCCGCTCGCGATGGAGCCGAACAGCGCGCCGCCGACGGCGAAGCCGACGACCCAGCCGAGCAGGGGGCCGCGTTGCAGTCGCCACGCCAGCGCGAACGGCGTGCGCAGTGAAGGCGCACCACCCGCGGGCCCCGGACGAGGCGGCACCAAGCCGGTGCCGACGTCGCGTCGCGGCAGGAGGGCGTAGCCGGCGGCGCCGAGCACCAGTGTCGCCGCGACGGGCAGCAGCAGCACCCACCAGCGTTCGCCCGCGAAGGGGCGCACCTGCTGCGACCAGCCGATCGGCGAGAGCCACGAGAGCCAGTGGGCGTCGGACGTCGAGTCGCCCGCGCCGCGCAGCAGGAAGGCGATGCCGATCACGGCGGTGCCGATGCCGTTGGCCGTACGCGAGTACTCGGCGAGCTGCACGGCCACCGCCGCGACGCCCGTGAACACCAGGCCCGCCAGCGCCGTGCCCGCGCCGAAGGCGAGCGCGCCGTCGGCCGGCAACTTCGCGCTGATCATGGTGCCGACCTGGATCACGCCGATCAGCACGCTCGCCGCGCCGGACACGAGGACGGCCGCCGTCAGTGCCGCGTAGCGACCGACCACAGTGGACGCCAGCAGCTCCGCACGGCCCGAGTCCTCCTCGGCGCGAGTGTGGCGCGTGACCGTGAAGACGGCCATCAGCCCGATGAGCAGCGCGAGGAACCCGCCCATGCGCCACGCGATGAAACCGCCCGCCGTCGTGAGGTCGAAGGCCGGGCCGTAGAGGAGGGAGAACGACGGGTTGGCCAGGGCGCCCGCGGTGAGCGCCGCGCGGCTGGCGGCGTCGGGGTAGAACTGGTCGTAGCTCGACACCGTGGCGGCCGGGACGATGCTGAGCAGCACGATCCAGATCGCCACGATCACGCGGTCGCGCCGCAGCGCCAGCCGCGTGAGGTGCCAGGTGCCGACGAGTGCCGTGTTCGTGGCCGGCGCCCTCGTGAGGGTCGCGGTCATTTCCCGGCCCCTTCGGTGTAGTGGCGCAGGAAGAGCTCCTCCAGCGTCGGCGGCTGGCTCACCAGGCTGCGCACGCCGACCTGCGTGAGCTGGCGCAACGCGTCGTCGAGTGACCGCGTCTCGACGTCGAAGCGCACGCGGTTGCCGGTGACCTCGAGGTCGTGGATGTCGGCGAGCTTGGCCAGGCCGTTGGGTGGGCCGGCCAGCTCCGCGGTGATCGAAGTGCGGGTGAGGTGGCGCAGCTCGGCGAGCGTGCCGGACTCGACGGTGCGGCCGTTGCGGATGATGCTCACCTTGTCGCACAACGCTTCCACCTCCGCAAGGATGTGGCTCGACAGCAGCACGGTGCGGCCCTGCGCGCGTTCCTCCTGGATGCACTCCTGGAACACCGACTCCATGAGCGGGTCGAGGCCCGAGGTCGGCTCGTCGAGGATCAGCAGGTCCACAGTGGACGCGAGCGCGGCCACGATGGCGACCTTCTGCCGGTTGCCCTTCGAGTACGTGCGGCCCTTCTTGCGCGGATCGAGGTCGAACCGCTCGATGAGGTCCTTGCGCCGGCGCTGGTCGAGCCCGCCGCGCAGGCGCCCGAGCAGGTCGATCACCTCGCCGCCCGACAGGTTGGGCCAGAGGTTGACGTCGCCGGGCACGTAGGCGAGGCGGTGGTGCAGGCTCGCCGCGTCGCGCCACGGGTCGCCGTCGAGCAGGCTGACCTCGCCGGCGTCGGCGTGCAGCAGCCCGAGCAGAACTCGGACGGTGGTGGACTTCCCGGCGCCGTTCGGGCCGAGAAAACCGTGGACTTCCCCCACGGGAACCTGGAGATCGAGGCCGTCTAGGGCCTTCGCCGCGCCGAACGACTTGTGAAGGCCGGAGATCGAGATGGCGTTTCCCATGTTTCGGAAGCTACACTTGTTTCACGAAGTTGTGAAGTTAAGAAAATGTCTGGATCTAGTGATCATGGCCTGGGGCGTGCGAGAGGATGGACGGATGACGACGCAGCGAGACGAGGACGCCGTCCGCCGGTACGTCGAGAGCCTGGGCCTCGTGCTGTCGCAGATCGGGATGCAGCGCATGGCCGCCCGCGTCTTCGCGGCCCTGATGACGACCGACGAAGGTCAGCTCACGGCCGCCGATCTGGCGTCGCAGCTGTCGGTGAGCCCCGCGGCTGTTTCCGGTGCCGTGCGGTACCTGGAGCAGGTGGGGCTCGTGACGAAGGTCCGCGAGCCGGGGGAGCGCCGTGACCACTACCGGCTCTACGACGACCTTTGGTACGCCACGTTCCTCAAGCGCGACCGGTTCCTGACCATGTGGCGCGACGCGGCCGAGGAAGGCATCGACGCGCTGGGCGCGGACACGCCGGCCGGCAAGCGGCTGGCGGAGATGCAGGATTTCCTGTCGTTCGCGCTGAAAGAGATCACGAACCTCTACGACCGGTGGCACGAGGAGCGGGCGAAGCGGCGGGCCGCGGAAGCCTGACGGTTCACCGGAGCCCGGCGATCACGGTCTTCGCCAGGCGGGCCGCGACGGCGTTGCCGCTGTCGGTGTCTTCGAAGGAGTCCAGGAAGGCCTGCTGGAAGCACGCGCCGAGCAGCAGGCGCGCGGCCGCGTCGAGGTCGGTGTGGGCGGGGATGCGGCCGAGTGCGGCTTCGGCCCGCAGGTACGTCTCCACCAGGACGATCGGCTGGTCGGGGCCGTGTCCGCTGTCGAGTGCGGCGCGGTGGGTGCGCAGCAGGTCGCGCGACGAGAAGATCGAGACCGAAATCGGGAAGCTCGCCCGGTAGAACTCGAGTGCGGTGCCGGCGAGCTCGGTCAGGTTCTGTTCGAGCGACGCGTCCGCGGCGTGGCGCGTGAGGCGCGCGGCCGTGGCGCCCAGCGCCGGCATTTCCTCGCTCAGCACGGCGAGGAACAACGCCGTCTTGTCGCGGAAGTGCTTGTACAGCAAGGCTTCCGAATAACCCGCGGCCTGCGCGATGGCCTTGGTGGTCGCGTGTGCGTAGCCCTGCTCTCGCATGACCTTGGCGGCTGCGGCGACGAGGTCCTGACGGCTTCCCAACGGTGCTCCCTGAGGACGTTCTCAGCGTGGTGAGTGTTCACTCACCCTACCTGGTGAGTGAACACTCACCCCTGGGGTTCGAGGAGGAGCTGCCATGAAGATCACCGTTCTCGGCGCGAGTGGGCGGATCGGCACGCTGGCCGTGCGGGAGGCGCTGGGCCGGGGCTGGTACGTGACGGCGGTGGTCCGGTCGCCCGAGCGGCTGCACGTCGCGAGCCATCCGCGGCTGGACGTCGCGGTGCACGCGCTGGACGACCCTTCGCTGGCCGAGGCGTTGCAGGGGCGCGACGCGATCGTGCTGGCGCTCGGGGCGCGCGACCGCCGTCCGACCACGGTGAACGCCGACGGCGCGCGGGCCGTGATCGCGGCGGCGGGGGCCACGCGGTTCGTCGCCGTGAGCGCGATCGGCCTGACGACCGAGGGCGACGACCCGTTCACGCGGTTCGTGGTCAAGCCCATCCTGGGTGCGTTGCTGCGCAACGGTTTCGACGATCTGCGCGTGATGGAGTCGGCGATCCGGGCCAGCGACCTGCGGTGGACGATCGTGCGTCCGCCTCGGCTCACCGACGGTCCGGCCACGGGCCGCGTGCGCTTCAGCAAGCACGGCGCGTTGCGTGGCGGCTTCGTCATTTCGCGCGCCGACGTTGCGACGTTCCTGCTCGACGCGGCGGAGGATACGGCGTTGATCGGGGAAACCGTCGGGATCGCGCGCGGTTGAGGGGCAGTTGTCCACAACTCGCTCTGGCTGTGGACAACTCGGCCGGATTGGCCGGGACGGTCGGTGATCGTGTTTAAGGTCGGTGGCATGGCTCTCCTCCGGTTCTTCCTTTTCGCCGCGCTGGCCCCGGTCCTCGCGGTGCAAGCGCTGCGCGTCCGCCGCGGCACCCCACGCCTGCCCGGCGCCGGCGGCCCCGCCGAGGGCGGCACCGGCGACGGTCCGGTGGTCCGGCTCGCCGTGCTCGGGGAGTCCACCGTGGACGGCGTCGGAGTGCCCGCGCACGCCGACGGCCTCACCGGGCAGCTCGCGAACGAGCTCGCGCGCCGAGGTCTGCGGGTGCGCTGGCAGGCGGTCGGCCTGACGGGGGCGACCGCCGCCGTGGTCCGGAGCTCGCTGATCGCGCGGCTGGCGCCGGCTGACGTCGTGGTGGTCGCGCTGGGGGTGAACGACACCCTCGAGCTGCACTCGGCCGCGCGGTTCCGGCGCGACCTGCTCGGGGTGGTCGTCGACGTGCGGCGACGGCTGGGGCCGGTGCCGGTGGTCCTGGCCGGGGTGCCGCCGATGGCGAGCTTCCCGTCGTTGCCACGGCCGCTGCGGGACGCGCTGTCCGCGCGCTCGACGGCGTTGGACACGGCGGCGGCCGAGCTCGCACGGCTGCCGGGCGTCACGTACTCGGCGATGACGCCCGACCTCCTGCACGAGGGCACGTTCGCCGAGGACCGCTTCCACCCGGGGCCGGTCGGGTACCGCGACTGGGCCGCGGTGCTGGCGCCCGACGTGGCCGAGGCGGTGGCCGCCGCCCTACCGGGGGTCACGGTGGTTCCGCATCCGAGGGAGCCGCGCCAGCCCATCTGACCAGCGGAGACGAAAAGTTCCCAGAAATCTTCGCTCTCCGTGTATCTGGGTGGACCCTTGTTGCGTCCTATGGGGCAGCCGAGGGAAAAGGGAGACCCAGATGCCTGCCGAATCCGCCGAAGAGAACACGCCGACCACCGTCCCGCCGGTGACGATCGGCAAGCCGCCCCACGGCGGCGGCACCACGCAGCCCGACGGTGCCCACGAGCCCTACGACGAGCCGACCACCGCGAAGTAGCGAGACGGGCGGCGCCCGGGGGCCGAGGGGGCTGCCGGACGCCGTCTGCCGGGCGGGTTCAGGGGAGGAGCCGTCCGGCCGGGTCCGATGGGGAGCGGACCCGTAGAAGAGGGAGGGGAGCGCCGGCCGGTGCGGGTGCACGCCCGCGCCGGTCGGTGCACGAAGTCGCTTTGGCTGGGACGGGCCACAGGGGGAGCCGGCTCAGCACAAACGCCGACCATGACGACCAGCGCCGGTCCACCGGATCGGGTGACCGACCCGGCCGGAGGACCAGAACGGTCCACGACGAGCCGGTCCGCCACCGCGGACCACGAGGACGGGAACCGGTGCACCACGCCGGCTCACCGAAACCGGGCGACCGAGGACCGGCCCACCAGGCCGGCCCGCGGATAACCGGACCACCGAGAACCCGACCGTGACCCACCGATCCACAGCACCGCGACCCACCGATCCACAGACGACCCACCACACCGGCCCACTACCCGAGTAAGTGACCCGATGTATCCCAACCCTTCCTGTCTGCTCCTTCCCCGAGAAGGCCCCCGAGACAGACCCACGACACCGCCGCCGAACGCAACGCGCCTCGCGAGCGAGGCAGATACGGTGACCGACGTGCAAACCACCGAGGTAGACCCGCCATGGGAAGGCCTGACCGGCGTCGACCTGCACGCTGCCTGCATGGAGGCGGCGCGGGGCGGTGACCGGCGGGCGATGGCGAAACTCGTCGACGAGCTGACGCCGCTCGTCTGGCACGTCGCGCGCGCGAACGGGCTGAACCGCCAGGTCGCCGAGGACGTCGTGCAGACCGTGTGGCTCGCTCTGTTCAGCCAGCTGGAGAAGCTGCGCGATCCGCGCGCGCTGGCCGCCTGGCTGATCACCACCGCGAGACGCGAAGCAGCCCACCCGTACGGGCGCCGCGTCCAGCCGGTGCCGTTGAGCGACGAGGTCGCCGAGAACCTCGAAAGCACCCATCCCGCGCCCGAAGACGAAGCCGTGCGTGCCGACAACGACCGACGGGTCTGGCGCGCCTTCCTCCGGCTGCCCACCCGCTGCCAGGAACTGCTTCGCCTCACTGTTCTCGCCGGCCGCGCCGAATACCAGGCGGTGGCCGACGCGATGCGGATGCCACGCGGCAGCATCGGACCCACCAGGGGTCGTTGCCTCGACACGATGCGCGATCTCCTCGCAGGAGAAGGGGGTGGCCGATGAACGACATCGGCGTGCCGGGAAGTGGCAGCGCTCTGCCTGACGACGAGACGCTGCTTGCCGACCTAGGCCGTTTCCTCGACGAGCTGGACCCGCCGCCGGACGACCTGGTACAGCGGGTCCAGTTCGCGCTCGAACTGGAGAACCTCGACGTCGAGATCGCGCGCTGGGAGCGTGCCGGCGAGCTCGCCGGCGTCCGCAGCACGGCCACGGGCACGATCACGTTCACGGTCAGCGACCTGACGGTGATGATCAACCTCACTCGCATCGGCAAGCTGCACCGGATCGACGGCTGGCTCGCGCCCGCCGGCGAGTACGAGGTGGAGATGCGCGTGGCCGACGAGGGCACGTTCTCCACCGTCGCCGACGAGGGCGGCCGGTTCGTGCTCGAGAACGTGCCGTGCGGGACCACGCAGATCCTGGTGCACCTCGGTG
Protein-coding regions in this window:
- a CDS encoding metal-dependent hydrolase, translated to MGRTHAMTGWCAGLALAPAVGAGSLHQAAVFAATTAGFALLPDLDHPGASASRLLGWLTGALSWLLRRVSSAVYALTKGPRDEKVTGKHRHLSHTVLFAAGLGLATSAGTAAGGPWAVFGVVVFGLLLAEGALGDWLLPISVGAILWWYFTAPPDHAAQLQQISGWLGIAVAAGCFVHCLGDSLTESGCPFLFPLPIAGETWYEIRPPKVFRLRTGKKVETRLVFPIFVVVGVLLVPGVWGWTTSTAERLFSPPAAQTATQ
- a CDS encoding nuclear transport factor 2 family protein, with amino-acid sequence MSRTVSEISQLFVRSMQTLDPGPLADVFAAEAVYELPFHGHRVEGREAILATLGDGAVRARALGLDSVRVGIRELADGFVAELTVEGRNPHTGESYGFPSSVGLVTVHNGEILAYRDFPNTAAAHTMTGAATVFQRFLDASVENRWDDLADLYAEDVVLEMPFTPAGVPRLTHGREELRRRFRAAGAVRRMTKADNVVVHETTDPAVLVTEFDLHGEFGGEGFVSSYVMVLTIRDGKIAHTRDYADTAAAAKRITASQSAPPVG
- a CDS encoding TetR/AcrR family transcriptional regulator, whose translation is MDKPLLRADARRNRARVLAAAEEAFAADGLAVPLDDIARLAGVGAGTVYRHFPSKEALFQAVVLERLEQFALEARELADAEDPGAAFYDYFARVIKQASLNRAICEALGATTGSAYKAEIGTEFRTNLAALLERAQAVGAVRTDLDGDDLRALIVGALAVERYSPGSHHLVRVLLDGLRAVGSAGS
- a CDS encoding ABC transporter permease, which codes for MTATLTRAPATNTALVGTWHLTRLALRRDRVIVAIWIVLLSIVPAATVSSYDQFYPDAASRAALTAGALANPSFSLLYGPAFDLTTAGGFIAWRMGGFLALLIGLMAVFTVTRHTRAEEDSGRAELLASTVVGRYAALTAAVLVSGAASVLIGVIQVGTMISAKLPADGALAFGAGTALAGLVFTGVAAVAVQLAEYSRTANGIGTAVIGIAFLLRGAGDSTSDAHWLSWLSPIGWSQQVRPFAGERWWVLLLPVAATLVLGAAGYALLPRRDVGTGLVPPRPGPAGGAPSLRTPFALAWRLQRGPLLGWVVGFAVGGALFGSIASGISGLVGDTEQTRQIFERLGGSDAIVDAFLATMVSLFAMLSALYGVQATLRMRTEETGMRFEPLLATRVGRLRLAASHLVFAYAGTALLVLVGGVLLGISHGLRSGDVGGSVADMLTAVLVQVPATWVIVSVCTLLFGLLPRFTGLAWAAGALGLLISLFGPVVNAPQAVLDVSPFQHPPKLPGAAFTATPIVWLLVVAVVCLMAGLFGWRRRDVG
- a CDS encoding ABC transporter ATP-binding protein, yielding MGNAISISGLHKSFGAAKALDGLDLQVPVGEVHGFLGPNGAGKSTTVRVLLGLLHADAGEVSLLDGDPWRDAASLHHRLAYVPGDVNLWPNLSGGEVIDLLGRLRGGLDQRRRKDLIERFDLDPRKKGRTYSKGNRQKVAIVAALASTVDLLILDEPTSGLDPLMESVFQECIQEERAQGRTVLLSSHILAEVEALCDKVSIIRNGRTVESGTLAELRHLTRTSITAELAGPPNGLAKLADIHDLEVTGNRVRFDVETRSLDDALRQLTQVGVRSLVSQPPTLEELFLRHYTEGAGK
- a CDS encoding GbsR/MarR family transcriptional regulator; this translates as MTTQRDEDAVRRYVESLGLVLSQIGMQRMAARVFAALMTTDEGQLTAADLASQLSVSPAAVSGAVRYLEQVGLVTKVREPGERRDHYRLYDDLWYATFLKRDRFLTMWRDAAEEGIDALGADTPAGKRLAEMQDFLSFALKEITNLYDRWHEERAKRRAAEA
- a CDS encoding TetR/AcrR family transcriptional regulator, yielding MGSRQDLVAAAAKVMREQGYAHATTKAIAQAAGYSEALLYKHFRDKTALFLAVLSEEMPALGATAARLTRHAADASLEQNLTELAGTALEFYRASFPISVSIFSSRDLLRTHRAALDSGHGPDQPIVLVETYLRAEAALGRIPAHTDLDAAARLLLGACFQQAFLDSFEDTDSGNAVAARLAKTVIAGLR
- a CDS encoding NAD(P)-dependent oxidoreductase encodes the protein MKITVLGASGRIGTLAVREALGRGWYVTAVVRSPERLHVASHPRLDVAVHALDDPSLAEALQGRDAIVLALGARDRRPTTVNADGARAVIAAAGATRFVAVSAIGLTTEGDDPFTRFVVKPILGALLRNGFDDLRVMESAIRASDLRWTIVRPPRLTDGPATGRVRFSKHGALRGGFVISRADVATFLLDAAEDTALIGETVGIARG
- a CDS encoding SGNH/GDSL hydrolase family protein, which codes for MALLRFFLFAALAPVLAVQALRVRRGTPRLPGAGGPAEGGTGDGPVVRLAVLGESTVDGVGVPAHADGLTGQLANELARRGLRVRWQAVGLTGATAAVVRSSLIARLAPADVVVVALGVNDTLELHSAARFRRDLLGVVVDVRRRLGPVPVVLAGVPPMASFPSLPRPLRDALSARSTALDTAAAELARLPGVTYSAMTPDLLHEGTFAEDRFHPGPVGYRDWAAVLAPDVAEAVAAALPGVTVVPHPREPRQPI
- a CDS encoding RNA polymerase sigma factor; the encoded protein is MTDVQTTEVDPPWEGLTGVDLHAACMEAARGGDRRAMAKLVDELTPLVWHVARANGLNRQVAEDVVQTVWLALFSQLEKLRDPRALAAWLITTARREAAHPYGRRVQPVPLSDEVAENLESTHPAPEDEAVRADNDRRVWRAFLRLPTRCQELLRLTVLAGRAEYQAVADAMRMPRGSIGPTRGRCLDTMRDLLAGEGGGR
- a CDS encoding carboxypeptidase regulatory-like domain-containing protein, whose product is MNDIGVPGSGSALPDDETLLADLGRFLDELDPPPDDLVQRVQFALELENLDVEIARWERAGELAGVRSTATGTITFTVSDLTVMINLTRIGKLHRIDGWLAPAGEYEVEMRVADEGTFSTVADEGGRFVLENVPCGTTQILVHLGEGPRRRTVVTPTVVL